In one window of Danaus plexippus chromosome 7, MEX_DaPlex, whole genome shotgun sequence DNA:
- the LOC116770810 gene encoding uncharacterized protein LOC116770810 isoform X2, with protein MTQKQEKPRCCNYTLKHGCVLLGSLNALISFVLLAIMIYLMIMFSVFNNGANDKDPGQRVHPIFVLSLLVIFILMIKLSLDVLFIYAVVKKHANVVRVYFFVSITICVLITIFVTYESLVSGMVGASLVELMFYSLDIITIFLSYFYSEELKDKVKDEV; from the exons ATGACACAGAAGCAGGAAAAGCCGAGGTGCTGCAACTACACCTTAAAACACGGTTGTGTGTTGCTGGGGAGTTTGAATGCg CTTATATCATTCGTGCTTTTGGCAATAATGATCTATCTGATGATAATGTTCTCTGTGTTTAACAATGGTGCCAATGATAAAGATCCCGGGCAGAGGGTTCATCCTATCTTTGTGTTATCACTGTTAGTGATTTTCATTCTCATGATAAAGCTGTCCTTGGACGTTCTTTTCATTTACGCTGTCGTTAAG aaacaCGCCAACGTCGTCAGAGTGTATTTCTTTGTGTCCATAACGATCTGCGTTTTGATAACGATCTTTGTAACCTATGAAAGTCTTGTAAGCGGCATGGTCGGAGCCTCTTTGGTGGAATTGATGTTTTATA gTCTCGATATTATCACGATATTCCTAAGTTACTTTTACAGCGAAGAACTAAAAGATAAAGTAAAGGATGAAGTCTAA
- the LOC116770810 gene encoding uncharacterized protein LOC116770810 isoform X1, translated as MLIESGFVKNYQPKRNSSSIFTMTQKQEKPRCCNYTLKHGCVLLGSLNALISFVLLAIMIYLMIMFSVFNNGANDKDPGQRVHPIFVLSLLVIFILMIKLSLDVLFIYAVVKKHANVVRVYFFVSITICVLITIFVTYESLVSGMVGASLVELMFYSLDIITIFLSYFYSEELKDKVKDEV; from the exons atgttgataGAAAGtggttttgtaaaaaattaccaGCCGAAAAGGAATTCGAGCTCAATT ttcACCATGACACAGAAGCAGGAAAAGCCGAGGTGCTGCAACTACACCTTAAAACACGGTTGTGTGTTGCTGGGGAGTTTGAATGCg CTTATATCATTCGTGCTTTTGGCAATAATGATCTATCTGATGATAATGTTCTCTGTGTTTAACAATGGTGCCAATGATAAAGATCCCGGGCAGAGGGTTCATCCTATCTTTGTGTTATCACTGTTAGTGATTTTCATTCTCATGATAAAGCTGTCCTTGGACGTTCTTTTCATTTACGCTGTCGTTAAG aaacaCGCCAACGTCGTCAGAGTGTATTTCTTTGTGTCCATAACGATCTGCGTTTTGATAACGATCTTTGTAACCTATGAAAGTCTTGTAAGCGGCATGGTCGGAGCCTCTTTGGTGGAATTGATGTTTTATA gTCTCGATATTATCACGATATTCCTAAGTTACTTTTACAGCGAAGAACTAAAAGATAAAGTAAAGGATGAAGTCTAA
- the LOC116770664 gene encoding uncharacterized protein LOC116770664 gives MGLPQLETCCFVFDLKTGNIIMGSLNALLSFTLFIMMIVVSATIEPIKYGFEEVRDFEKEAAVTGLYVMSIILVLMFLTKFCFDVIFIYGVITERPTIIRSYFFMWVVFFLLSMFTFFLNARHYDYGTICMEVFYISLNVYAILLSHSFYKQLNTREEV, from the exons ATGGGTCTACCTCAATTAGAAACCTGTTGTTTTGTCTTCGATTTGAAAACAGGCAACATCATAATGGGATCCTTAAACGCG TTATTGTCATTTACGCTTTTCATAATGATGATAGTTGTGTCGGCTACAATAGAGCCGATTAAATATGGCTTTGAAGAGGTGAGAGATTTTGAGAAGGAGGCAGCTGTCACCGGCCTCTATGTGATGTCTATCATACTTGTGCTGATGTTTTTGACGAAATTCTGCTTCGACGTCATCTTCATATACGGCGTAATCACT GAAAGACCTACCATCATCAGATCCTACTTCTTCATGTGGGTGGTATTCTTCCTGCTGTCTATGTTCACATTCTTCCTGAACGCCAGACATTACGACTACGGCACAATTTGCATGGAGGTTTTCTATATAA gTCTCAACGTTTATGCGATCCTGCTGAGTCACAGCTTCTATAAACAACTTAATACTAGAGaagaagtataa
- the LOC116770761 gene encoding uncharacterized protein LOC116770761, with product MLMLESCCCCIPLRCGCLVIGYIYLVGAVIQGVLSIIDLKSALKILSYGFESGNLFTTVLITTSAITLIITLFFVIFNIFLLIGLHKNRRSYVKAFLIYNLIFTIIWTVLFFAAILVSTHMGWFAVVSLIILGIWIYFLLTILSYFNEMGSSNSVGQFARPHRR from the exons atgctgaTGTTAGAAAGCTGCTGTTGCTGCATCCCATTGAGGTGCGGCTGTCTCGTTATAGGATACATATATCTA GTTGGCGCTGTGATACAAGGCGTTCTCTCAATCATCGATCTGAAGTCAGCTCTGAAGATTTTAAGTTATGGCTTTGAAAGTGGAAATTTGTTTACGACTGTTTTGATCACGACCAGCGCAATCACTCTAatcattactttattttttgtaatctttaatatttttttgctgatTGGACTGCACAAG AACCGTCGTTCTTACGTGAAGGCATTTTTGATCTACAATTTGATATTCACTATCATCTGGACCGTTCTGTTCTTTGCGGCGATCCTTGTTTCAACACATATGGGGTGGTTCGCAGTGGTGTCGTTAATAATACTAG gtatatggatatatttccttttaacCATCCTAAGCTACTTCAACGAGATGGGTTCAAGTAATTCCGTCGGACAGTTCGCCCGTCCTCATAGACGGTAG